The proteins below come from a single Benincasa hispida cultivar B227 chromosome 4, ASM972705v1, whole genome shotgun sequence genomic window:
- the LOC120075274 gene encoding uncharacterized RNA-binding protein C17H9.04c-like yields the protein MSRPGDWNCRSCNHLNFQRRDSCQRCGEPRADFVGGSYGSGRVLGSSSFGFTTGPDVRPGDWYCTVANCGAHNFASRSICFKCGASKDETSAAAYDGDLTRMRGFNFGGASNRPGWKSGDWICNRSDCNEHNFASRRECFRCNAPRDSNSKSPYS from the exons ATGAGTAGGCCGGGAGATTGGAATTGCAGGTCTTGCAACCATCTCAACTTTCAACGAAGGGATTCTTGTCAGCGATGTGGAGAACCTAGGGCCGACTTCGTCGGCGGAAGCTACGGCAGCGGAAGAGTTCTTGGCTCTTCGTCTTTTGGTTTTACTACCGGCCCCGACGTCCGCCCTGGTGATTGGTACTGCACCGTCGCCAACTGCGGCGCTCATAACTTTGCTAGCCGCTCTATCTGCTTCAAGTGCGGCGCCTCCAAAGATGAGACTTCCGCCGCCGCCTACGACGGCGATTTGACCAGAATGAGAGGCTTTAACTTCGGCGGTGCCTCCAACCGCCCTGGATGGAAATCTGGTGATTGGATCTGTAACAG GTCGGATTGCAATGAGCATAACTTTGCCAGCCGAAGAGAATGCTTTAGATGCAATGCGCCAAGGGATTCCAACAGCAAGTCACCATACTCGTAg
- the LOC120076513 gene encoding UPF0481 protein At3g47200-like: MDVRENNSESEVLEANDLYYNMAKTSEDENICSDVVISIEYMLKQLPPINEKSSIYRVSKQLRHMNPKAYTPQVISIGPFHHQCDQMDFKVAEQYKLQGLINFLGRIGDKKINLLNDDAAKIISLEDLLETGSLKTLVGKAHSWIKEARNCYAEPIDMDDRKFLRMMLVDACFMVELFILEYNTAYFSLLYQRMTVDIFYDLMKLENQVLFFLLQNLFYLIPTIPDGPESIIDLVKWFVLRNWSLVGEYKDSPLQWGNTQPKHLVDFLSFYLHPPPNRMQQNSERKKKRNFLNLFRVCLCCLRRKADEEVLLPPSITKLCEAGVTIKKAKDAKYLMDISFKNGVLKIPPLHIYDDFKLILRNVLAFEQLPTGSQSHRNKYLCQYVIFLDHLISTKKDVHLLVEAGVIINNIGGSDKEVSDLFNNLNKFVTIPNSTHYDHISKDLRAYCDGWWNKAKASLKHNYFNTPWAFISFFAATFLILLTLLQTIFSVFPH; this comes from the coding sequence ATGGATGTAAGGGAAAATAATAGTGAAAGTGAAGTGCTTGAAGCAAACGACCTATATTACAACATGGCAAAAACTAGTGAGGATGAAAATATATGTAGTGATGTTGTGATATCGATCGAATACATGTTGAAGCAACTGCCTCCTATTAATGAAAAAAGTAGCATCTATCGAGTTTCCAAACAGCTGCGCCACATGAATCCTAAAGCCTACACCCCTCAAGTTATTTCTATTGGTCCTTTCCACCATCAATGTGATCAAATGGATTTTAAAGTCGCAGAACAATATAAGCTTCAAGGTCTTATTAACTTTCTAGGTCGTATCGgtgataagaaaataaatttattgaatgaTGATGCTGCCAAAATTATATCGTTGGAGGACCTACTGGAAACCGGATCGTTGAAGACGCTCGTGGGAAAAGCTCATTCTTGGATTAAAGAAGCCCGCAATTGCTATGCAGAACCCATAGACATGGACGATCGTAAGTTTCTTAGAATGATGCTTGTGGATGCTTGTTTCATGGTGGAATTATTTATACTAGAATATAACACTGCATATTTTTCATTACTCTACCAAAGAATGACCGTagatatattttatgatttGATGAAGTTGGAAAATCaagttcttttctttcttcttcaaaatttgttttaccTAATACCAACAATCCCCGACGGGCCTGAGTCCATTATTGATCTAGTTAAATGGTTTGTTTTGAGGAATTGGTCATTGGTAGGTGAATATAAAGATTCCCCTCTCCAGTGGGGTAATACACAACCAAAGCACTTGGTGGATTTCTTAAGTTTCTACCTCCACCCCCCACCCAACCGTATGCAGCAAAACagtgagaggaagaagaagagaaatttCTTAAACTTGTTCCGAGTATGCTTGTGTTGTCTTCGGAGAAAGGCTGATGAGGAAGTGTTGCTTCCTCCATCCATAACTAAGCTTTGCGAGGCTGGTGTCACCATCAAGAAAGCAAAAGATGCCAAATATTTGATGGACATAAGCTTCAAAAATGGGGTTTTGAAAATCCCACCTTTACATATTTATGATGACTTTAAACTTATATTGCGAAACGTGCTAGCATTTGAGCAACTGCCCACAGGAAGCCAGAGTCATAGGAATAAGTATCTATGCCAATATGTCATATTTCTGGATCATTTGATAAGTACAAAGAAGGACGTGCATTTACTTGTGGAGGCCGGAGTCATAATCAATAATATTGGCGGTAGTGATAAAGAAGTTTCGGATCTATTTAACAACCTCAATAAATTTGTCACTATCCCGAACTCCACCCACTACGACCATATCAGCAAAGATCTGCGTGCATACTGCGATGGATGGTGGAACAAGGCCAAAGCTTCACTCAAACATAACTATTTTAATACGCCATGGGCCTTTATCTCCTTCTTTGCTGCAACCTTCCTCATTCTTCTCACCCTCCTTCAAACCATTTTCTCTGTATTTCCTCACTAA